Proteins encoded in a region of the Pseudomonas shahriarae genome:
- a CDS encoding Hsp20 family protein, giving the protein MSTAFSLAPLFRSSVGFDRFNDLFETALRNEPGSSYPPYNVEKHAEDQYRIVIAAAGFQEDDLELQVEKGVLTVSGGKRDTKAENVTYLHQGIAQRAFKLSFRLADHIEIKAADLSNGLLSIDLLRVVPEEAKAKRIPINGGQKPALQH; this is encoded by the coding sequence ATGAGTACCGCATTTTCCCTGGCACCGCTGTTCCGCTCTTCCGTGGGTTTCGACCGTTTCAACGACCTGTTCGAAACCGCGCTGCGCAACGAGCCGGGCAGCAGCTACCCACCCTATAACGTCGAGAAACACGCTGAAGACCAATACCGCATCGTGATCGCGGCGGCCGGTTTCCAGGAAGACGATTTGGAGTTGCAGGTAGAGAAAGGCGTCTTGACCGTCAGTGGTGGCAAGCGTGACACCAAGGCCGAGAACGTCACCTATCTACATCAAGGCATTGCCCAGCGCGCCTTCAAGTTGTCGTTCCGCTTGGCGGACCATATTGAGATCAAGGCCGCAGACCTGAGCAATGGATTGTTGAGCATTGACCTGCTGCGAGTAGTGCCGGAAGAGGCAAAGGCCAAGCGCATCCCGATCAATGGGGGGCAGAAGCCGGCCCTGCAACACTGA
- a CDS encoding tRNA dihydrouridine synthase — protein sequence MQIALAPMEGLVDNILRDVLTQVGGIDWCVTEFIRVNDRLLTPAYFHKLAPELLHGAKTAAGVPLRVQLLGSDPVCLAENAALACELGSEVIDLNFGCPAKTVNKSRGGAVLLKEPELLNQIVEHVRRAVPAHIPVTAKMRLGFDSPDGALVCATALAEGGAAHIVVHARTKADGYKPPAHWEWIPRVQDVVKVPVFANGDIWSVEDWRRCREISGVEDIMLGRGLVARPDLARQIAAARAGEDVVEMSWEEMQPMLREFWTQSVAQLTERQAPGRLKQWLAMLTRNYPQAVELFTALRRETDLQQVSRLLGMPHPQGV from the coding sequence ATGCAAATTGCCTTGGCGCCCATGGAGGGGTTGGTCGACAACATCCTGCGGGACGTGCTGACCCAGGTGGGCGGTATTGATTGGTGCGTGACCGAATTTATCCGGGTCAACGACCGCCTGCTGACCCCAGCCTATTTCCACAAGCTTGCTCCTGAACTGCTGCACGGTGCCAAAACCGCTGCGGGCGTGCCTTTGCGTGTGCAGTTGCTGGGCTCTGATCCCGTGTGCCTGGCGGAAAACGCCGCGCTGGCCTGTGAGTTGGGGTCTGAGGTGATCGACCTGAACTTTGGCTGCCCGGCCAAGACGGTCAACAAGTCCCGCGGCGGCGCGGTGCTGCTCAAGGAACCGGAACTGCTCAACCAGATCGTCGAGCACGTACGTCGTGCGGTGCCGGCGCATATCCCGGTGACCGCCAAGATGCGCCTGGGCTTCGACAGTCCGGACGGTGCGCTGGTGTGTGCCACTGCTCTGGCGGAAGGTGGTGCGGCACATATCGTGGTGCATGCGCGGACCAAGGCCGATGGCTACAAGCCGCCAGCCCATTGGGAGTGGATCCCGCGTGTGCAGGACGTGGTCAAGGTGCCGGTGTTCGCCAACGGTGATATCTGGAGTGTCGAAGACTGGCGACGCTGCCGCGAGATCAGCGGTGTCGAGGACATCATGCTCGGTCGCGGCCTGGTGGCGCGTCCCGACCTGGCCCGGCAAATCGCCGCCGCACGTGCCGGTGAAGACGTGGTGGAGATGAGTTGGGAGGAGATGCAGCCCATGCTTCGGGAGTTCTGGACGCAGTCTGTAGCGCAACTGACTGAGCGCCAGGCACCAGGTCGTCTGAAGCAGTGGCTGGCGATGCTGACGCGCAACTACCCGCAAGCTGTAGAGCTGTTTACCGCGCTGCGCCGGGAAACCGACCTTCAGCAGGTCAGCCGTTTGCTCGGAATGCCTCACCCCCAAGGGGTCTGA
- a CDS encoding acyl-CoA thioesterase, whose product MGWDLAKPFIIDLQVAAEDIDGLGHANNAVYVSWLERCAWRHSQRLGLDLAEYRRLDRAMAVVRHEIDYLAAGYEGDELQLATWIVDWDQRLKMTRRFQLMRPSDGATLLRAQTTFVCIELSSGKPKRMPAEFIEGYGVAIHI is encoded by the coding sequence ATGGGCTGGGACTTGGCAAAGCCGTTTATCATTGATCTGCAGGTGGCCGCTGAGGACATCGACGGCCTGGGGCATGCCAATAATGCCGTTTACGTCTCCTGGTTGGAGCGTTGCGCCTGGCGCCACTCCCAGCGTCTGGGCCTGGATCTTGCCGAGTACCGGCGCCTGGATCGGGCCATGGCGGTGGTGCGCCATGAAATCGACTATCTGGCAGCCGGCTACGAAGGCGATGAGTTGCAACTGGCGACCTGGATCGTCGATTGGGACCAGCGCCTGAAGATGACCCGGCGCTTCCAACTGATGCGCCCCAGTGATGGCGCCACCTTGTTGCGTGCGCAAACCACCTTTGTCTGTATCGAACTCTCCAGCGGCAAGCCCAAGCGCATGCCGGCGGAGTTTATCGAAGGCTATGGCGTGGCGATCCACATCTGA
- a CDS encoding alpha/beta hydrolase: protein MSTLNWIRRVNGTVGRLAPQTIANQMRRAFMTPRDLPPRAWELPLLAQAERITLRFGLSALRWGQGPAVLMMHGWEGRPTQFASLIDALVGAGYSVIALDGPAHGRSPGREAHVVLFARAMLEAAAELPPLHAVVGHSMGGASAMLAIQLGLRTNALVSIAAPSRLLDVLRGFASVVGMPERARAAFIQEVEYALGIPLKHLDVAHYQMNIPGLIVHAEDDTFVPVKASQMIHEAWFDSRLLRLEQGGHQKVLADPRVVEGVLALLAGCREPARQTA, encoded by the coding sequence ATGAGCACCTTGAACTGGATTCGCCGTGTCAACGGCACCGTGGGCAGGCTGGCGCCGCAAACCATCGCCAACCAGATGCGTCGCGCCTTCATGACGCCTCGGGATCTGCCGCCCCGTGCGTGGGAATTGCCGCTGCTGGCGCAGGCCGAGCGCATCACCTTGCGTTTTGGCCTGTCGGCGCTGCGTTGGGGTCAGGGCCCGGCGGTGCTGATGATGCACGGCTGGGAAGGGCGCCCAACCCAGTTCGCCAGCTTGATCGACGCATTGGTGGGCGCCGGTTATTCGGTGATTGCCCTCGACGGCCCGGCCCATGGTCGCTCGCCAGGCCGTGAGGCCCACGTGGTGCTGTTTGCCCGGGCGATGCTGGAAGCGGCCGCTGAGTTACCGCCGCTGCACGCGGTGGTCGGTCACTCCATGGGTGGCGCCAGTGCGATGCTGGCCATCCAATTGGGCCTGCGCACCAATGCGTTGGTGAGCATTGCGGCCCCTTCCCGTTTGCTCGATGTATTGCGCGGCTTTGCCTCGGTGGTCGGCATGCCGGAGCGGGCGCGTGCAGCGTTTATCCAGGAGGTCGAGTACGCCCTGGGCATCCCGCTCAAACACCTGGATGTGGCCCACTATCAAATGAATATCCCAGGGCTGATCGTGCATGCCGAAGACGACACCTTCGTCCCGGTCAAGGCCTCACAGATGATCCACGAGGCCTGGTTCGACAGCCGCCTGTTGCGCCTGGAGCAAGGCGGGCATCAGAAGGTCCTGGCCGACCCGCGAGTGGTCGAAGGCGTGCTGGCGCTGCTGGCCGGCTGCCGTGAACCGGCGCGGCAAACCGCTTGA
- a CDS encoding TetR/AcrR family transcriptional regulator, producing MSDKKAQTRERILQAASSALIQRGPAEPSVGEVMGAAGLTVGGFYAHFESKDALMLEAFEQLLARRRASIEDMDPSLTGEERRALVAAFYLSRKHRDSTAQACPIPATVGEMSRLPDEFRDVLSQHVELMAAQLAASPEDTDKALADMALMIGGLALARALGPGELSDRVLRASKSAVR from the coding sequence ATGAGCGATAAAAAAGCGCAAACCCGTGAACGTATTCTGCAAGCCGCCAGCTCCGCGCTGATTCAGCGTGGCCCGGCCGAACCGAGTGTGGGTGAGGTCATGGGGGCCGCGGGCCTGACCGTTGGCGGCTTCTACGCCCACTTTGAAAGCAAGGACGCCTTGATGCTGGAGGCGTTCGAGCAACTGCTGGCGCGGCGCCGGGCGTCTATCGAAGATATGGACCCCAGCCTGACGGGCGAAGAGCGCCGCGCCCTGGTGGCGGCGTTCTACCTGTCGCGCAAGCACCGTGATTCTACCGCCCAGGCCTGCCCGATCCCGGCCACGGTGGGCGAGATGAGCCGCTTGCCGGATGAGTTTCGCGATGTGCTGAGCCAGCACGTCGAGCTGATGGCTGCGCAACTGGCTGCCAGCCCGGAAGACACCGACAAAGCCCTGGCCGACATGGCCTTGATGATTGGCGGCCTGGCATTGGCCCGGGCCCTGGGGCCGGGCGAATTGTCGGATCGTGTATTGCGCGCCTCCAAGTCGGCAGTGCGCTGA
- the gltX gene encoding glutamate--tRNA ligase, with amino-acid sequence MTTVRTRIAPSPTGDPHVGTAYIALFNYCFAKQHGGEFILRIEDTDQVRSTRESEQQIFDALRWLGITWAEGPDVGGPHGPYRQSERSDIYKKYTQQLVDMGHAFPCFCTAEELDQMRAEQQARGETPRYDGRALLLSKEEVAQRLAAGEPHVIRMKVPSEGVCVVPDMLRGDVEIPWDRMDMQVLMKTDGLPTYFLANVVDDHLMGITHVLRGEEWLPSAPKLILLYEYFGWEQPQLCYMPLLRNPDKSKLSKRKNPTSVTFYERMGFMPEAMLNYLGRMGWSMPDEREKFSLQEMVDNFDLSRVSLGGPIFDIEKLSWLNGQWLRDLPVEEFASRVQQWALNPEYMMKIAPLVQGRVETFSQVAPLASFFFAGGVNPDAKLFESKKLSADQVRQLMQLILWKLESLRQWEKDAITATIQAVVESLELKLRDAMPLMFAAITGQASSVSVLDAMEILGPDLTRFRLRQALDLLGGVSKKENKEWEKLLGAIA; translated from the coding sequence ATGACCACCGTCCGCACGCGCATCGCGCCATCGCCTACTGGGGATCCCCACGTCGGTACTGCCTACATCGCCTTGTTCAACTACTGCTTTGCCAAGCAGCACGGCGGTGAATTCATCCTGCGGATCGAAGACACGGACCAAGTGCGTTCGACCCGTGAGTCGGAACAGCAGATTTTTGATGCCCTGCGCTGGTTGGGCATCACCTGGGCTGAAGGCCCGGATGTCGGCGGTCCACATGGCCCGTATCGCCAGAGCGAGCGCAGCGACATCTATAAAAAGTACACCCAGCAACTGGTCGACATGGGCCATGCCTTCCCGTGCTTCTGCACCGCCGAAGAACTGGACCAGATGCGCGCCGAGCAACAGGCTCGCGGCGAAACCCCGCGCTACGACGGCCGCGCACTGCTGCTGTCGAAAGAAGAAGTGGCCCAGCGCCTGGCTGCCGGTGAACCTCACGTCATCCGTATGAAAGTGCCGAGCGAAGGCGTGTGCGTGGTGCCAGACATGTTGCGTGGCGATGTGGAGATCCCGTGGGACCGCATGGACATGCAGGTGCTGATGAAGACCGACGGCCTGCCGACGTACTTCCTGGCCAACGTGGTCGATGACCACCTGATGGGCATCACCCACGTACTGCGTGGCGAAGAGTGGCTGCCATCGGCGCCCAAGCTGATCCTGCTTTACGAATACTTCGGCTGGGAACAGCCGCAGCTGTGCTACATGCCGCTGCTGCGTAACCCGGACAAGAGCAAGCTGTCCAAGCGCAAGAACCCGACCTCGGTGACCTTCTACGAGCGCATGGGCTTCATGCCTGAAGCGATGCTCAACTATCTGGGCCGCATGGGCTGGTCGATGCCGGACGAGCGCGAGAAGTTCTCGCTGCAGGAAATGGTCGATAACTTCGACCTGTCCCGCGTCTCCCTGGGCGGGCCGATCTTCGATATCGAGAAGCTGTCGTGGCTCAACGGCCAATGGCTGCGTGACCTGCCGGTGGAAGAGTTCGCCAGCCGTGTGCAGCAGTGGGCGTTGAACCCCGAGTACATGATGAAGATCGCCCCGCTGGTGCAGGGCAGGGTGGAGACGTTCAGCCAGGTCGCCCCACTGGCCAGTTTCTTCTTTGCCGGGGGCGTGAACCCGGATGCCAAGCTGTTCGAGTCGAAGAAGCTCTCGGCCGACCAGGTTCGCCAGTTGATGCAGTTGATCCTGTGGAAACTTGAAAGCCTGCGCCAGTGGGAGAAGGACGCCATCACCGCAACCATCCAGGCGGTGGTCGAGTCCCTGGAGTTGAAACTGCGCGATGCCATGCCGCTGATGTTTGCCGCGATTACCGGGCAGGCCAGTTCGGTGTCGGTACTTGATGCGATGGAAATCCTCGGTCCTGACCTGACCCGCTTCCGTCTGCGCCAAGCCCTTGATTTGCTGGGCGGTGTGTCGAAGAAAGAAAACAAGGAATGGGAAAAGCTGCTGGGTGCTATCGCCTAG
- the uvrB gene encoding excinuclease ABC subunit UvrB: protein MSDFQLVTRFEPAGDQPEAIRLMVEGIEAGLSHQTLLGVTGSGKTFSIANVIAQINRPTLVLAPNKTLAAQLYGEFKAFFPNNAVEYFVSYYDYYQPEAYVPSSDTFIEKDASINDHIEQMRLSATKALLERKDAIIVTTVSCIYGLGSPETYLKMVLHVDRGDKLDQRALLRRLADLQYTRNDMDFARATFRVRGDVIDIYPAESDLEAIRIELFDDEVESLSAFDPLTGEVIRKLPRFTFYPKSHYVTPRETLLDAMEGIKAELAERLEYLRANNKLVEAQRLEQRTRFDLEMILELGYCNGIENYSRYLSGRESGAPPPTLYDYLPADALLVIDESHVSVPQVGAMYKGDRSRKETLVEYGFRLPSALDNRPMRFDEWESISPQTIFVSATPGNYEAEHAGRVIEQLVRPTGLVDPQIEIRPALTQVDDLLSEITKRVALEERVLVTTLTKRMSEDLTDYLADHGVRVRYLHSDIDTVERVEIIRDLRLGTFDVLVGINLLREGLDMPEVSLVAILDADKEGFLRSERSLIQTIGRAARNLNGRAILYADRITGSMERAIGETERRRDKQIAFNLANGITPKGVFKDVADIMEGATVPGSRSKKRKGMAKAAEENAKYENELRSPSEITKRIRQLEEKMYQLARDLEFEAAAQMRDEIGKLRERLLTV from the coding sequence ATGTCGGATTTCCAACTAGTCACCCGCTTTGAACCTGCTGGCGACCAGCCCGAGGCCATCCGCCTGATGGTCGAAGGCATCGAGGCTGGCCTGTCCCACCAGACCTTGCTTGGGGTGACCGGCTCCGGCAAGACCTTCAGCATTGCCAACGTGATCGCGCAGATCAACCGCCCGACCCTGGTGCTGGCACCGAACAAGACCCTCGCCGCGCAGTTGTACGGTGAATTCAAGGCGTTCTTCCCGAACAACGCGGTGGAGTACTTCGTCTCCTACTACGACTACTACCAGCCCGAAGCCTATGTGCCGTCCTCCGATACCTTTATCGAGAAGGATGCGTCGATCAACGACCATATCGAGCAGATGCGGCTGTCGGCGACCAAGGCGCTGCTGGAACGCAAGGACGCGATCATCGTCACCACCGTTTCTTGCATCTACGGCCTGGGCAGCCCGGAAACCTATTTGAAGATGGTGCTGCACGTCGATCGCGGCGACAAACTCGACCAGCGCGCCTTGCTGCGGCGCCTGGCGGATTTGCAATACACCCGCAACGATATGGACTTTGCCCGCGCGACCTTCCGCGTGCGTGGCGACGTGATCGACATCTACCCGGCAGAGTCGGACCTGGAAGCGATCCGGATCGAGCTGTTCGACGATGAAGTCGAGAGTTTGTCGGCCTTCGATCCATTGACTGGCGAAGTGATCCGCAAACTGCCGCGTTTCACGTTCTATCCAAAAAGCCACTATGTGACACCCCGTGAAACCCTTTTGGATGCCATGGAGGGGATCAAGGCCGAGCTGGCCGAGCGCCTCGAATACCTGCGCGCCAACAATAAGCTGGTGGAAGCCCAGCGCCTGGAGCAGCGCACGCGTTTTGACCTGGAGATGATCCTCGAGCTGGGCTACTGCAACGGCATCGAAAACTACTCGCGCTACCTGTCGGGGCGCGAATCCGGCGCGCCACCACCGACCCTCTACGACTACCTGCCGGCAGACGCCTTGCTGGTGATCGACGAATCCCACGTCAGCGTGCCGCAAGTCGGTGCCATGTATAAAGGCGACCGTTCGCGCAAGGAAACCCTGGTGGAGTATGGCTTCCGCCTGCCTTCGGCGCTGGATAACCGGCCGATGCGCTTTGACGAATGGGAAAGCATCAGCCCGCAGACCATCTTTGTGTCGGCCACGCCGGGCAACTACGAGGCCGAGCATGCTGGCCGGGTGATCGAGCAACTGGTGCGTCCCACCGGCCTGGTCGACCCGCAAATCGAGATACGCCCGGCCCTGACCCAGGTCGATGACTTGCTGTCGGAGATCACCAAGCGCGTGGCTCTGGAAGAACGGGTGCTGGTCACCACGTTGACCAAGCGCATGTCCGAAGACCTTACCGATTACCTCGCCGACCACGGCGTGCGCGTGCGTTACCTGCACTCGGACATCGACACGGTGGAGCGCGTGGAGATCATCCGCGACCTGCGCCTGGGCACGTTCGATGTGCTGGTGGGCATCAACCTGCTGCGTGAAGGCCTGGACATGCCCGAGGTGTCGCTGGTGGCGATCCTGGACGCGGACAAGGAGGGTTTCCTGCGCTCCGAACGCTCGCTGATCCAGACCATTGGCCGTGCGGCACGTAACCTCAATGGCCGGGCGATTTTGTATGCCGACCGCATCACCGGCTCCATGGAGCGGGCCATCGGCGAGACCGAGCGCCGCCGCGACAAGCAGATTGCGTTCAACCTGGCCAATGGCATCACCCCCAAGGGCGTGTTCAAGGACGTGGCCGACATTATGGAAGGCGCCACCGTACCGGGCTCGCGCAGCAAGAAGCGCAAAGGCATGGCCAAGGCTGCCGAGGAAAACGCCAAGTACGAAAACGAACTGCGCTCGCCGAGCGAAATCACCAAGCGTATCCGCCAACTGGAAGAGAAGATGTACCAGCTGGCGCGGGACCTGGAGTTTGAAGCGGCGGCGCAGATGCGCGATGAGATTGGCAAGTTGCGCGAGCGGTTGCTGACGGTCTGA
- a CDS encoding amino acid aminotransferase yields MSLFSAVEMAPRDPILGLNEAFNADTRTDKVNLGVGVYCNEEGKIPLLRAVAEAEAIRVAQHAARGYLPIDGIAAYDLAVQKLLFGTESPLLSAGRVITAQAVGGTGALKIGADFLKQLLPNAVVAISDPSWENHQALFEKAGFPVQTYRYYDAATHDVNRAGLLEDLNALPAQSIVVLHACCHNPTGVDLSPADWKDVLEVVKAKNLVPFLDMAYQGFGDGIDEDAAAVRLFAESGLTFFVSSSFSKSFSLYGERVGALSIVSESKEESVRILSQVKRVIRTNYSNPPTHGAAIVAAVLNNPELRAQWEAELAEMRLRIRGMREQMVSDLAKAAPGHDFSFVGRQRGMFSYSGLTVEQVTRLRSEFGIYALDTGRICVAALNQANIAAVTKAIVQVL; encoded by the coding sequence ATGAGCCTGTTCTCCGCTGTCGAAATGGCACCACGCGATCCTATCCTGGGCCTCAACGAAGCATTCAACGCCGATACCCGTACTGACAAGGTCAACCTTGGCGTGGGCGTTTACTGCAACGAGGAGGGGAAGATTCCACTCCTGCGTGCCGTTGCCGAAGCGGAAGCCATTCGCGTGGCGCAACACGCCGCCCGTGGCTACTTGCCGATTGATGGCATTGCCGCCTACGACCTGGCCGTGCAAAAGCTGCTGTTCGGCACTGAGTCGCCGCTGTTGAGCGCTGGCCGGGTGATCACTGCCCAGGCCGTTGGCGGCACCGGCGCACTGAAAATCGGCGCTGACTTCCTCAAGCAACTGCTGCCCAATGCCGTAGTTGCCATCAGCGACCCAAGCTGGGAAAACCACCAGGCGCTGTTCGAAAAAGCCGGCTTCCCGGTACAGACCTATCGTTATTACGACGCGGCCACCCACGATGTGAACCGCGCCGGCCTGCTGGAAGACCTCAACGCCCTGCCCGCCCAGTCCATCGTCGTGCTGCACGCCTGCTGCCACAACCCGACCGGCGTCGACCTGAGCCCGGCCGACTGGAAAGACGTGCTGGAAGTGGTCAAGGCCAAAAACCTGGTGCCGTTCCTCGACATGGCCTACCAGGGCTTTGGCGACGGTATCGACGAAGATGCCGCCGCCGTGCGCCTGTTCGCCGAGTCGGGCCTGACCTTCTTTGTGTCCAGCTCGTTCTCCAAATCGTTCTCGCTGTACGGCGAGCGCGTGGGCGCACTGTCCATCGTCAGCGAATCGAAAGAAGAAAGCGTGCGCATCCTGTCCCAAGTCAAGCGCGTGATCCGCACCAACTACTCCAACCCGCCGACCCACGGCGCGGCGATTGTGGCGGCAGTGCTCAACAACCCAGAGCTGCGCGCCCAGTGGGAAGCAGAACTGGCCGAAATGCGTTTGCGCATCCGCGGCATGCGCGAGCAGATGGTCAGCGACCTGGCCAAGGCTGCTCCGGGCCACGACTTCAGCTTCGTCGGTCGCCAGCGCGGGATGTTCTCCTACTCCGGCCTGACCGTAGAGCAAGTCACCCGCCTGCGCAGCGAGTTCGGTATCTACGCCCTCGACACCGGCCGCATCTGCGTGGCGGCGTTGAACCAGGCGAATATCGCTGCCGTGACCAAGGCGATTGTGCAGGTGCTGTAA
- the ptrR gene encoding putrescine utilization regulator PtrR → MDLVQLEIFKAVAEQGSISAAAQLIHRVPSNLTTRIKQLEQDLGVELFIREKSRLRLSPAGWNFLGYARRILDLVQEARATVAGEEPQGPFALGSLESTAAVRIPALLAAYNQKHAKVELDLTTGPSGTMIEGVLSGRLAAAFVDGPVLHPTLEGVAVFEEEMVVIAPLHHAPISRGQDVNGENIYTFRSNCSYRHHFERWFSQDGAMPGKIFEMESYHGMLACVSAGAGLALMPRSMLESMPGFTTVSVWPLADEFRLLNTWLIWRRGTVSQSLDSFVQLLQERIPL, encoded by the coding sequence CCGCCGCACAGCTGATTCATCGGGTGCCATCGAACCTGACCACCCGTATCAAGCAATTGGAGCAGGACCTGGGTGTCGAGCTGTTTATCCGTGAGAAAAGTCGACTGCGCCTGTCGCCTGCCGGCTGGAATTTCCTCGGTTATGCACGGCGCATCCTTGACCTGGTGCAAGAGGCCCGCGCCACCGTGGCGGGTGAGGAGCCCCAGGGCCCCTTCGCCCTGGGCTCGCTGGAAAGCACCGCCGCCGTGCGAATCCCGGCATTGCTGGCGGCCTACAACCAGAAACACGCCAAGGTCGAACTGGACCTGACCACCGGGCCCTCGGGCACGATGATCGAAGGCGTGTTATCGGGGCGACTGGCGGCGGCGTTTGTCGATGGCCCGGTGTTGCACCCGACCCTGGAGGGAGTGGCGGTGTTTGAGGAGGAGATGGTGGTGATTGCGCCCTTGCATCACGCGCCGATCAGCCGTGGGCAGGATGTGAACGGTGAGAACATCTATACCTTTCGCTCCAACTGCTCATACCGGCACCACTTTGAGCGCTGGTTTTCCCAGGACGGCGCGATGCCGGGGAAGATTTTCGAGATGGAGTCGTACCACGGCATGCTCGCCTGTGTCAGCGCCGGCGCCGGGCTGGCGCTGATGCCGCGCAGCATGTTGGAGAGCATGCCGGGGTTTACCACGGTCAGTGTATGGCCGTTGGCCGATGAGTTCCGCCTGCTCAACACCTGGCTGATCTGGCGTCGGGGCACGGTGTCGCAGAGTTTGGACAGCTTTGTGCAACTGCTACAGGAACGCATTCCCCTGTAG